A genomic window from Yoonia rosea includes:
- a CDS encoding alpha-ketoacid dehydrogenase subunit beta: MREITLSQAVNEALAEEMRRDETVFIIGEDVAEAGTPFKVLSGLVEEFGTGRVVDTPIAEPGFMGLAVGAAMTGTRPVVDLMFGDFIFLIMDQLCNQAAKTHYMSGGKLSVPLVLRTNMGATRRSAAQHSQSLHALVAHIPGLKVAMPSSAYEAKGLMKTAIRDNNPVVIFEDKLMYQDKAPVPEEEYLIPFGEANIKREGSDITLIGTSSMVQVCEKAAEILAAEGISAEVIDPRTIVPLDEKTLLESARKTSRVIVVDEGHQSFGVTSEIASRINEKAFYHLDAPVLRMGAMDVPIPFSPTLEDITVPTPEGVAAKARLLVGGEMIHAA, encoded by the coding sequence ATGCGAGAGATCACCCTATCCCAAGCCGTGAACGAAGCACTGGCCGAAGAAATGCGCCGCGACGAGACCGTGTTCATCATCGGTGAGGACGTGGCCGAAGCCGGCACACCGTTCAAAGTCCTTTCCGGTCTGGTCGAGGAATTCGGCACAGGTCGCGTGGTCGACACCCCGATCGCCGAACCCGGCTTTATGGGGCTTGCCGTCGGCGCGGCTATGACCGGCACGCGCCCTGTGGTCGATCTGATGTTTGGCGATTTCATCTTCCTGATCATGGACCAGCTCTGCAATCAGGCGGCCAAGACGCACTATATGTCCGGTGGCAAACTCAGCGTGCCACTTGTCTTGCGCACCAATATGGGGGCGACGCGCCGCTCTGCGGCACAGCATAGCCAGTCGCTCCATGCGCTTGTTGCCCATATTCCCGGCCTCAAGGTTGCAATGCCGTCTTCAGCCTATGAGGCGAAGGGCCTGATGAAAACCGCGATCCGCGACAATAATCCGGTCGTCATTTTCGAAGACAAGCTGATGTATCAGGATAAGGCCCCAGTGCCCGAAGAAGAATACCTGATCCCCTTTGGCGAGGCGAATATCAAGCGCGAAGGCAGCGACATCACATTGATCGGCACATCTTCTATGGTGCAGGTTTGCGAGAAAGCCGCCGAAATTCTGGCCGCTGAAGGTATCAGCGCCGAGGTGATCGACCCGCGCACGATCGTGCCGCTGGATGAAAAGACCTTGCTGGAATCTGCGCGCAAGACCAGCCGCGTGATCGTGGTGGACGAGGGCCACCAGAGCTTTGGTGTGACCAGCGAAATCGCAAGCCGGATCAATGAAAAGGCGTTCTATCACCTTGATGCCCCTGTGCTCCGCATGGGCGCGATGGATGTGCCGATCCCTTTCAGCCCCACGCTTGAAGACATCACAGTGCCCACGCCCGAAGGTGTCGCCGCCAAGGCGCGGCTGCTGGTCGGCGGGGAGATGATCCATGCCGCTTGA
- a CDS encoding biotin/lipoyl-containing protein — protein MPLDVIMPALGMAQETGLIVAWHKQPGDAVTKGDILFEVETDKATMEIEAAADGFLTDVAAGEGTDVPVGNVIAKISDSAESAASAPAEEAAPAPSDDLPEGKEVIMPTLGMAQDSGLLVAWHKNPGDAVSVDHILFEVETDKSVNEVNAGFDGYLGATLAEAGEDVPTGQTIAIITAEKPANPVARKSAAAPAPQAAVVEEKPAPVAKAQPAKVAPAPATHGRILASPKLRRLALEQGLDLQRLVDAGHPQPFHVKDLDALRALPQTSGATQTTAAQVSGRLTAEIASEGFTDFADWAAKSAQLTDTAALLAGLCAASHGSDTTIAVESFGMTKTYAASAQLSATDPTEDAARLRVRDLRFSAITSVAVGAEDVPTLTLTRTGTGLTITLEFAPAQLAPSDAITLLSNFAGRMEQPLRHLL, from the coding sequence ATGCCGCTTGACGTCATCATGCCCGCGCTCGGTATGGCCCAGGAAACGGGCCTGATCGTCGCGTGGCACAAACAACCCGGCGATGCGGTCACCAAGGGTGACATTCTGTTCGAGGTCGAAACCGACAAGGCCACGATGGAGATCGAGGCCGCCGCTGACGGTTTTCTAACCGACGTCGCCGCCGGCGAAGGGACCGACGTGCCGGTAGGCAACGTCATCGCAAAAATCTCTGACAGTGCCGAAAGCGCAGCCTCCGCCCCTGCCGAGGAGGCGGCCCCTGCCCCATCAGACGATCTGCCCGAAGGCAAGGAAGTTATCATGCCCACGCTGGGCATGGCGCAGGATTCGGGTCTGCTGGTCGCATGGCATAAAAACCCCGGCGATGCGGTTAGCGTCGATCACATTTTGTTCGAAGTCGAAACCGACAAAAGCGTCAACGAAGTCAACGCAGGCTTTGACGGCTACCTTGGTGCAACACTCGCCGAAGCAGGCGAAGACGTGCCCACCGGCCAGACCATCGCGATCATTACTGCTGAAAAGCCCGCCAACCCTGTCGCACGCAAAAGTGCTGCGGCCCCTGCACCGCAAGCCGCCGTTGTAGAGGAAAAACCCGCACCCGTCGCCAAGGCGCAACCGGCGAAAGTGGCCCCTGCCCCCGCAACCCACGGGCGCATCCTTGCGTCACCCAAACTGCGGCGGCTGGCGCTCGAGCAAGGGCTGGATTTGCAGCGACTGGTCGACGCGGGGCATCCGCAACCGTTCCATGTCAAAGACCTCGACGCGCTACGCGCATTGCCGCAAACCTCTGGCGCAACGCAAACGACCGCAGCGCAGGTCTCTGGCCGTTTGACGGCCGAGATTGCAAGCGAAGGTTTCACCGATTTCGCCGACTGGGCCGCGAAATCCGCACAACTGACCGATACCGCGGCTCTGCTCGCAGGTCTCTGCGCCGCGAGCCACGGCAGCGATACGACAATAGCCGTCGAAAGCTTTGGCATGACCAAGACCTACGCGGCCTCCGCCCAACTCAGCGCCACAGACCCGACCGAGGACGCCGCCCGACTGCGGGTCCGCGACTTGCGCTTCAGCGCGATTACAAGCGTGGCTGTCGGGGCCGAGGACGTGCCGACACTGACGCTCACGCGCACCGGCACTGGCCTCACGATCACGCTTGAATTTGCGCCTGCGCAACTGGCGCCAAGTGACGCGATCACCCTTCTTTCCAACTTCGCAGGCCGGATGGAGCAACCGCTCCGCCACCTGCTCTGA
- a CDS encoding NAD-dependent succinate-semialdehyde dehydrogenase: protein MDFTDLYIDGAWHKGASGERFDVINPATEQVIASVASAEIADADAALDAAQAAMKEWAAKTPRHRSEVLRKAWELMTARLEDFAHLITLENGKARTDAMGEATYAAEFFRWFAEEAVRADGMLTHAPASGARIMVQHKPAGLAVLVTPWNYPAAMGTRKIAPALAAGCAVIIKPASETPLTMLALMPLLEEAGVPKGLVNVLPSKRTGALVDHMLHDPRVRVVSFTGSTGVGRKLLHSAADQVLKPAMELGGNAPLLVFEDADLDVAVEGAMLAKMRNLGEACTAANRIYVHADVAEAFTAKFTAAMAALKVGDGTDPSVDVGPLVNADTRDKVAAFVADAVAKGAKIECGGTTPNGKGFFYPPTVMSNVSQDADCVHDEIFGPVAAIQTFTDQEDVIRRANDTEYGLVAYVFSEDMKRALQVCERLEYGMVGLNRGLVSDPAAPFGGVKQSGLGREGGHEGMLEFMETQYISASW, encoded by the coding sequence ATGGACTTTACCGATCTTTACATCGACGGCGCATGGCACAAAGGCGCATCTGGGGAACGCTTTGACGTGATCAACCCCGCCACAGAACAGGTGATCGCCTCGGTCGCCTCGGCCGAGATTGCCGACGCTGACGCCGCCCTTGATGCCGCCCAAGCCGCAATGAAGGAATGGGCCGCCAAAACACCGCGCCACCGCTCTGAAGTGCTGCGCAAGGCGTGGGAGTTGATGACAGCGAGGCTCGAAGATTTTGCCCATCTGATCACGCTGGAAAACGGCAAGGCCCGCACCGATGCCATGGGCGAAGCGACCTATGCCGCCGAATTTTTCCGCTGGTTTGCCGAAGAAGCCGTGCGCGCCGACGGGATGCTGACCCATGCCCCCGCATCCGGCGCGCGGATTATGGTGCAGCATAAACCCGCAGGGCTTGCCGTGCTGGTGACCCCGTGGAACTACCCCGCCGCGATGGGGACGCGCAAAATCGCGCCCGCGCTGGCAGCTGGTTGTGCGGTCATCATCAAACCCGCCTCGGAAACGCCGCTGACAATGCTCGCGCTTATGCCACTTCTGGAAGAGGCCGGCGTGCCTAAGGGCCTTGTCAACGTGCTGCCGTCCAAGCGCACCGGTGCTTTGGTCGATCACATGCTGCATGACCCGCGCGTGCGGGTCGTGTCCTTTACCGGATCTACCGGCGTGGGCCGCAAACTGCTGCATTCAGCGGCGGATCAGGTCCTGAAACCTGCGATGGAACTGGGCGGCAACGCACCCTTGCTGGTGTTTGAAGATGCCGATCTTGATGTCGCCGTCGAAGGCGCGATGCTGGCAAAGATGCGCAATCTGGGCGAGGCCTGTACCGCCGCCAACCGCATCTACGTGCACGCGGATGTGGCTGAAGCCTTCACTGCCAAATTCACCGCCGCAATGGCCGCCTTGAAGGTCGGCGACGGCACAGACCCATCCGTTGATGTGGGCCCTTTGGTGAATGCAGACACCCGCGACAAGGTCGCCGCTTTCGTGGCGGATGCCGTCGCCAAGGGTGCCAAAATCGAATGTGGCGGCACCACGCCCAACGGAAAGGGCTTTTTCTACCCGCCGACCGTCATGTCCAATGTCTCGCAGGACGCGGATTGCGTGCATGACGAAATCTTCGGCCCTGTCGCCGCGATCCAGACATTCACCGATCAGGAAGACGTGATCCGCCGCGCCAATGACACCGAATACGGGCTTGTGGCCTATGTCTTTTCCGAAGATATGAAGCGCGCCTTGCAGGTCTGCGAACGGCTGGAATACGGGATGGTCGGCCTGAACCGCGGTTTGGTCTCTGATCCCGCAGCACCCTTTGGCGGCGTGAAACAGTCAGGCCTCGGCCGTGAAGGCGGGCACGAGGGCATGCTCGAATTCATGGAAACGCAATACATCTCGGCCAGCTGGTGA
- a CDS encoding 2-oxo acid dehydrogenase subunit E2 — protein MTDVIASPSVRTLAGQKGIDLEKLARDLGRTTIAREDLTGDAKPGAAPSDHSKYWDVDHSQFGPVTEEPLSRFAQVAAGNLGAANAMIPQVTHHDRADVSAIEALRKELKPEAQARGVKLTTLAFQVKALARALREFPRFNASLTPDGRTLILKDYVHIGIAVDTAHGLMVPVIRDADRKGLWQIASEITDLAARAQARKVGPDEMGGASMSISNLGGIGGTAFTPIVNPPEVAILGLTRTEITPVWDGAAFQPKPMVPLDLSYDHRVINGAEAARFVSYLAGLLGDPRRMMI, from the coding sequence ATGACAGATGTAATCGCCTCTCCTTCCGTCCGCACCCTTGCAGGTCAAAAAGGCATTGATCTGGAAAAACTGGCCCGCGATCTGGGCCGGACCACCATCGCCCGTGAGGATCTGACGGGCGATGCCAAGCCCGGTGCCGCCCCGAGCGACCACAGCAAGTATTGGGACGTCGATCACAGTCAGTTCGGCCCCGTGACCGAAGAACCGCTCAGCCGCTTTGCGCAAGTGGCCGCTGGCAATCTGGGTGCGGCGAACGCAATGATCCCGCAGGTCACCCACCACGACCGCGCCGATGTCTCGGCGATTGAGGCACTGCGCAAAGAGTTGAAACCGGAGGCGCAAGCGCGCGGTGTCAAGCTCACCACGTTGGCGTTTCAGGTCAAGGCGCTGGCACGGGCCCTGCGTGAATTCCCGCGTTTCAATGCGTCGCTGACACCGGATGGCAGGACACTGATCCTCAAGGACTATGTCCATATCGGGATCGCCGTTGATACCGCCCACGGCCTGATGGTGCCCGTGATCCGTGATGCGGACCGCAAGGGGCTTTGGCAGATCGCAAGCGAGATCACCGATCTGGCGGCGCGCGCACAAGCCCGCAAGGTGGGCCCCGATGAAATGGGTGGCGCGTCTATGTCGATCAGTAATCTGGGCGGGATCGGCGGCACAGCCTTCACCCCCATCGTGAACCCGCCCGAGGTGGCAATCCTTGGCCTGACGCGCACCGAAATCACCCCCGTCTGGGATGGCGCGGCCTTTCAGCCCAAACCGATGGTACCGCTTGACCTGAGCTATGATCACCGCGTGATCAATGGGGCCGAGGCCGCACGCTTTGTCAGCTATCTGGCCGGTCTGTTGGGCGATCCCCGCAGGATGATGATCTAA
- a CDS encoding SLC13 family permease produces MQDQLTQIFVLLGIVFALLVWGRIRYDLVAFGALIIGATIGLVPTEDVFSGFGHAAVAIIALVLIVSRGLSSSGAVELIASRLINPDRPVQLHIAVIGALAAGLSAIVNNVAALALLMPLDVEAAKKAKRAAGQTLMPLSFATILGGMITLIGTPPNIVISEYRQTALGEPYGMFDFAPVGLAVAITGIAFVSLFGWRLLPSRTSVMDQKKDVGQGRYVAELRIGEQSLEEGMLVADLYPKANDADVNILGLIRRGKRIRGLARRVELQAGDFLVVEGDPKAIEAFMGQAGLDFAGSEKHEGGVVAPGLTLTEAIVPEGARIDGRTARSLNLLQRHAVTLLGVARGGRNFQDRVRLLPIRAGDVLLLLGPPDRVADAIDWLGVFPLEGRQTEVVQRSKAGLSIGVFLAAVGLAVLGLVPLSVALGGAVIAYVAFGLVSAREVYASVEWKVIVLLASLIPLAEAFDHFGGADLIAREIVSLSAGYPAWVSLVALMIVTMTLSDFLNNVATTLIAAPISMSIATATDTNPDTYLMTVAVAASCAFLTPIGHKNNTLILGPGGYRFGDYWRLGLPLEIIVICVAVPTILVVWPL; encoded by the coding sequence ATGCAGGATCAACTGACACAGATATTTGTACTCCTTGGCATCGTCTTCGCGCTGCTTGTCTGGGGGCGTATCCGATACGATCTGGTCGCGTTCGGCGCTCTGATCATTGGGGCAACAATCGGCCTTGTGCCCACCGAAGATGTCTTTTCGGGGTTCGGGCACGCGGCCGTGGCGATTATTGCCCTGGTTCTGATTGTCAGCCGCGGGCTGTCATCATCCGGGGCGGTGGAACTGATTGCATCGCGGCTGATCAACCCTGACCGGCCCGTCCAGTTGCATATCGCTGTTATCGGCGCGCTGGCTGCGGGATTGTCGGCCATCGTCAATAATGTGGCCGCGCTCGCACTTCTTATGCCGCTTGACGTTGAAGCCGCAAAGAAGGCCAAGCGTGCAGCGGGGCAAACGCTGATGCCGCTGTCTTTTGCGACCATTCTGGGCGGGATGATTACATTGATCGGGACGCCACCCAATATTGTCATATCCGAATACCGGCAAACTGCCTTGGGCGAACCTTACGGGATGTTTGATTTTGCCCCTGTCGGCCTTGCTGTGGCGATAACGGGCATTGCGTTTGTATCGCTGTTCGGGTGGCGGCTCTTGCCGTCGCGTACCTCGGTCATGGACCAGAAAAAGGACGTCGGCCAGGGACGTTATGTGGCGGAACTGCGGATCGGCGAACAATCCTTGGAAGAGGGAATGTTGGTCGCTGATCTTTACCCCAAAGCGAATGACGCTGACGTCAATATTCTTGGCCTGATCCGGCGCGGCAAACGCATCCGCGGTCTTGCGCGACGTGTTGAATTACAGGCGGGTGATTTTCTTGTGGTCGAAGGGGACCCAAAGGCAATCGAGGCCTTCATGGGTCAGGCTGGGCTTGATTTTGCAGGATCCGAAAAGCACGAAGGCGGCGTGGTTGCACCCGGTCTCACGCTGACCGAGGCCATCGTGCCCGAAGGGGCGCGGATTGACGGGCGCACGGCACGCAGCCTGAATTTATTGCAACGTCACGCGGTTACCCTGTTGGGTGTGGCGCGGGGCGGGCGGAATTTTCAGGACCGTGTGCGCCTTTTGCCGATCCGTGCGGGTGATGTGCTGCTGCTTCTGGGGCCACCGGACCGCGTGGCGGACGCCATTGACTGGCTTGGCGTATTCCCTCTTGAAGGACGCCAGACCGAGGTTGTCCAGCGCAGCAAAGCGGGCCTGTCCATTGGGGTCTTTCTGGCCGCTGTCGGATTGGCGGTTTTGGGACTCGTGCCTTTATCGGTCGCGCTGGGGGGCGCTGTGATCGCCTATGTCGCGTTCGGCCTTGTCAGCGCGCGCGAGGTCTATGCGTCGGTCGAGTGGAAAGTCATCGTCCTGCTGGCCAGCCTGATCCCGCTGGCAGAGGCGTTCGACCATTTCGGTGGTGCCGATCTGATCGCAAGAGAGATCGTCAGCCTGAGCGCAGGATACCCCGCGTGGGTGTCGCTTGTCGCGCTGATGATCGTGACCATGACCCTGTCTGATTTCCTGAACAATGTCGCAACCACTTTGATTGCCGCCCCGATCTCGATGTCAATCGCGACGGCGACGGACACAAACCCTGATACATACTTGATGACCGTTGCGGTGGCTGCGTCCTGCGCGTTCCTCACACCCATCGGGCACAAGAACAACACCCTTATTCTGGGCCCGGGCGGGTATCGTTTCGGCGACTACTGGCGCCTCGGCCTGCCGCTGGAAATCATAGTAATCTGCGTTGCGGTGCCGACGATCCTTGTCGTCTGGCCTTTGTGA